Proteins from one Xiphophorus hellerii strain 12219 chromosome 8, Xiphophorus_hellerii-4.1, whole genome shotgun sequence genomic window:
- the LOC116724476 gene encoding NACHT, LRR and PYD domains-containing protein 12-like — protein MYNYFSMGSVQIHLHAGLCKLEDCQSVQHPFGVWLHDFSLMCPSPIILFQLLEDNIVTFVKNELKKIQEVLSPDYPECSESQRDDEVLEGEEEEQTKSSRQALMNITLNFLRRLKQEELADRLQSNHLAAVCQHQLKSGQKKKFQSVFEGIAKAGSPTLLNQIYTELYITEGGTGEVNDEHEVRQIETAARKPHRPETIIRQEDIFKVPPGRDQPIRTVMTKGVAGIGKTVLTQKFTLDWAEGKTHQNIQFIFPFTFRELNVLKEKKFNLVELVHHFFSETKEICSFEHFQVLFIFDGLDESRLPLDFHNKEILTDVTESTSVDVVLTNLIRGKLLPSALLWITTRPAAANQIPPQCVDMVTEVRGFNDPQKEEYFRKRFRNEEQASMIISHIKRSRSLHIMCHIPVFCWITATVLEDVLETREGGELPRTLTEMYIHFLVVQTKVKKVKYDGGAETDPHWSPESRKMIESLGKLAFDQLQKGNLIFYESDLTECGINIRTASVYSGVFTQIFKEERGLYQDKVFCFIHLSVQEFLAALYVHLTFINSGVNLIDEVQTSKNSLLINKSKLKVLHQRAVDQALQSPNGHLDLFLRFLLGLSLQTNQRLLLGLLTEMRSRSQTNQETVQYIKEKISENVSAEKSINLFHCLNELNDRSLVKEIQQSLSSGSLSTDKLSPAQWSALGFILVSSGKDLNVFDLKKYSASEEVLLRLLPVVKASNKALLSGCNLSERSCEALSSVLSSQSSSLRELDLSNNNLQDSGVKLLSAGLKGPNCNLETLSLSGCLVSEEGCASLASALTSNPSHLKELDLSYNHPGDSGVKLLLAGLKDPHWRLEALRLSVCNLTQTSCVALSSILISQSSSLRELDLSNNNLQDSGVKFLSAGLKNPNCNLETLRLSGCNLSERSCEALSSVLSYQSSSLRELDLSNNNLQDSGVKLLSAGLKSPNCNLQSLCLSGCLVSEEGCASLASALTTNPYHLKELDLSYNHPGDSGVKLLSTGLKEQHWRLEALRFLSTHHRHKHSEQKPETV, from the exons ATGTACAACTACTTTTCTATGGGTTCTGTTCAGATTCATCTCCATGCTGGACTTTGTAAATTAGAGGACTGTCAGTCTGTCCAACATCCATTTGGTGTTTGGCTCCATGATTTTAGTCTCATGTGTCCTTCACCTATTATTctgttccagctgctggaggacaacattgtcacttttgtgaagaatgagctgaagaagatccagGAGGTTCTGAGTCcagattacccagaatgctcagagagtcagagagatgatgaggtgttggaaggtgaggaagaagagcagaCAAAGAGTAGCAGACAGGCACTGATGAAcatcacactgaacttcctgaggaggttgaagcaggaggagctggctgaccGTCTGCAGAGCA atcatcttgctgctgtttgtcaacatcaacttaaatctggtcagaagaaaaagtttcagtctgtgtttgaggggattgctaaagcaggaagtccaacccttctgaaccagatctacacagagctctacatcacagagggagggactggagaggtcaatgatgaacatgaggtcagacagattgaaacagcagccaggaaaccacacagaccagaaacaataatcagacaagaagacatctttaaagtcccacctggaagagatcaaccaatcagaacagtgatgacaaagggagtggctggcattgggaaaacagtcttaacacagaagttcactctggactgggctgaaggtAAAAcacaccagaacatccagttcatatttccattcaccttcagagagctgaatgtgctgaaggagaaaaagttcaacttggtggaacttgttcatcacttctttagtgaaaccaaagaaatctgcagctttgaacacttccaggttctgttcatctttgatggcctggatgagagtcgacttcctctggacttccacaacaaggagatcctgactgatgttacagagtccacctcagtggacgttgtgctgacaaacctcatcagggggaaactgcttccctctgctctcctctggataaccacacgacctgcagcagccaatcagattcctcctcagtgtgttgacatggtaacagaggtcagagggttcaatgacccacagaaggaggagtacttcaggaagagattcagaaaTGAGGAGCAGGCCAGCATGATAATCTCCCACATAAAGAGatcacgaagcctccacatcatgtgccacatcccagtcttctgctggatcactgctacagttctggaggatgtgttggagaccagagagggaggagagcttCCCAgaaccctgactgagatgtacatccacttcctggtggttcagaccaaagtgaagaaggtcaagtatgatggaggagctgaaacagatccacactggagtccagagagcaggaagatgattgagtctctgggaaaactggcttttgatcagctgcagaaaggaaacctgatcttctatgaatcagacctgacagagtgtggcattAATATCAGAacagcctcagtgtactcaggagtgttcacacagatctttaaagaggagagaggtctgtaccaggacaaggtgttctgcttcatCCATCtcagtgttcaggagtttctggctgctctttaTGTTCATCTGACCTTCATCAACTCTGGGGTCAACCTGATTGATGAAGTGCAAACATCTAAAAAttctttattaattaataaatctaaactaaaggttctccatcagagagctgttgaccaggccttacagagtccaaatggacacctggacttgttcctccgcttcctcctgggactttcactacagaccaatcagagactctTACTTGGTCTACTGACGGAGATGCGAAGTCGTtcacagaccaatcaggaaacagttcagtacatcaaggagaagataagtgagaatgtgtctgcagagaaaagcatcaatctgttccactgtctgaatgaactgaatgatcgttctctagttaaagagatccaacagtctctgagttcaggaagtctctccacagataaactgtctcctgctcagtggtcagctctgggtttcatcttagtgtcatcaggaaaagatctgaATGTGTTTGatctgaagaaatactctgcttcagaggaggttctactgaggctgctgccagtggttaaagcctccaacaaagctct actgagtggctgtaacctctcagagagaagctgtgaagctctgtcctcagttctcagctcccagtcatccagtctcagagaactggacctgagtaacaacaacctgcaggattcaggagtgaagcttctctctgctggactgaagggtccaaactgcaacctggaaactctcag cttatcaggctgtttggtctcagaggaaggctgtgcttctctggcctcagctctgacctccaacccctcccatctgaaagagttggacctgagctacaatcatccaggagactcaggagtgaagctgctgttggctggactgaaggatccacactggagactggaagctctcag actgagtgtcTGTAACCTCACACAGACAAGTTGTGTAGCTCTTTCCTCAATCCTCatctcccagtcctccagtctcagagaactggacctgagtaacaacaacctgcaggattcaggagtgaagttcctatctgctggactgaagaatccaaactgcaacctggaaactctgaG actgagtggctgtaacctctcagagagaagctgtgaagctctgtcctcagttctcagctaccagtcctccagtctcagagaactggacctgagtaacaacaacctgcaggattcaggagtgaagcttctctctgctggactgaagagtccaaactgcaaccttcAATCTCTCTG cttatcaggctgtttggtctcagaggaaggctgtgcttctctggcctcagctctgaccacCAACCCCtaccatctgaaagagttggacctgagctacaatcatccaggagactcaggagtgaagctgctgtcgacTGGACTGAAGGAAcaacactggagactggaagctctcag attcctgtcaactcaccatcgacacaaacacagtgagcagaaacctgaaactgtctga